One window of Hoplias malabaricus isolate fHopMal1 chromosome 16, fHopMal1.hap1, whole genome shotgun sequence genomic DNA carries:
- the LOC136671339 gene encoding retinol dehydrogenase 16-like isoform X1 — protein sequence MWVYVAALLVLYYVIRWYRELERVPDRGSKYVYITGCDSGFGNLLARHLDKCGFCVVAACFTEKGEEELKKSCSSRLSTVHLDVRKPESIDKATAFVKDLVGQKGLWAVVNNAGVSFPSGSCDWMTLKDYRSMLEVNLDGVIGVTLSVLPLIKKARGRVVNVSSVFGRIAPVGGPYCVSKYGVEAFTDSLRLCLHHFGVKVLCIEPGFFKTSVTDTDLLIKGVKMLWDNLPKETKDDYGDDYVSKVEKLMEDKFSKMPDSDLMKVVSCMEHAVSAVHPRTRYSPGWDAKLFWLPLSYFPSCITDFLMLKDSAKPAKSVI from the exons ATGTGGGTGTACGTTGCAGCCCTGCTGGTCCTTTACTATGTAATTCGCTGGTACCGTGAGCTGGAGAGAGTTCCAGACAGAGGCAGTAAGTATGTGTATATCACCGGCTGTGACTCTGGCTTTGGAAACCTTCTAGCGCGCCATCTGGACAAGTGTGGCTTCTGTGTGGTGGCAGCGTGCTTCACAGAGAAAGGTGAAGAGGAGCTGAAAAAATCTTGCTCTAGCAGACTATCAACAGTCCATCTGGATGTCAGGAAGCCTGAAAGCATCGACAAGGCTACAGCCTTCGTCAAGGATCTGGTGGGACAGAAGG GTCTGTGGGCAGTAGTCAACAACGCTGGCGTCTCTTTCCCCTCGGGTTCATGTGACTGGATGACTCTGAAGGACTACAGGTCAATGCTGGAGGTCAACCTGGATGGGGTCATTGGAGTGACCTTGAGTGTCCTCCCGCTGATCAAAAAGGCCAGGGGTCGTGTGGTCAATGTGTCCAGTGTGTTTGGAAGGATCGCTCCAGTTGGGGGACCATACTGTGTGTCTAAATATGGTGTAGAAGCATTCACAGACAGCTTGAG GTTGTGTCTGCACCATTTTGGAGTGAAAGTCCTGTGTATTGAACCAGGATTCTTCAAGACCAGCGTGACAGATACAGACCTTCTTATTAAAGGTGTTAAAATGCTTTGGGATAATTTGCCAAAAGAGACCAAGGACGACTACGGAGATGATTATGTCAGCAAAG ttGAGAAGCTGATGGAAGATAAGTTCTCAAAGATGCCAGACAGTGACTTGATGAAGGTTGTGAGCTGTATGGAGCACGCAGTCTCAGCTGTGCACCCTCGTACCCGTTACTCTCCAGGCTGGGATGCCAAACTCTTCTGGCTGCCCCTCTCATATTTCCCCAGCTGTATTACTGATTTCCTGATGCTCAAAGACAGCGCCAAACCTGCAAAAAGTGTCATCTAG
- the LOC136671339 gene encoding retinol dehydrogenase 16-like isoform X2 gives MWVYVAALLVLYYVIRWYRELERVPDRGTCFTEKGEEELKKSCSSRLSTVHLDVRKPESIDKATAFVKDLVGQKGLWAVVNNAGVSFPSGSCDWMTLKDYRSMLEVNLDGVIGVTLSVLPLIKKARGRVVNVSSVFGRIAPVGGPYCVSKYGVEAFTDSLRLCLHHFGVKVLCIEPGFFKTSVTDTDLLIKGVKMLWDNLPKETKDDYGDDYVSKVEKLMEDKFSKMPDSDLMKVVSCMEHAVSAVHPRTRYSPGWDAKLFWLPLSYFPSCITDFLMLKDSAKPAKSVI, from the exons ATGTGGGTGTACGTTGCAGCCCTGCTGGTCCTTTACTATGTAATTCGCTGGTACCGTGAGCTGGAGAGAGTTCCAGACAGAGGCA CGTGCTTCACAGAGAAAGGTGAAGAGGAGCTGAAAAAATCTTGCTCTAGCAGACTATCAACAGTCCATCTGGATGTCAGGAAGCCTGAAAGCATCGACAAGGCTACAGCCTTCGTCAAGGATCTGGTGGGACAGAAGG GTCTGTGGGCAGTAGTCAACAACGCTGGCGTCTCTTTCCCCTCGGGTTCATGTGACTGGATGACTCTGAAGGACTACAGGTCAATGCTGGAGGTCAACCTGGATGGGGTCATTGGAGTGACCTTGAGTGTCCTCCCGCTGATCAAAAAGGCCAGGGGTCGTGTGGTCAATGTGTCCAGTGTGTTTGGAAGGATCGCTCCAGTTGGGGGACCATACTGTGTGTCTAAATATGGTGTAGAAGCATTCACAGACAGCTTGAG GTTGTGTCTGCACCATTTTGGAGTGAAAGTCCTGTGTATTGAACCAGGATTCTTCAAGACCAGCGTGACAGATACAGACCTTCTTATTAAAGGTGTTAAAATGCTTTGGGATAATTTGCCAAAAGAGACCAAGGACGACTACGGAGATGATTATGTCAGCAAAG ttGAGAAGCTGATGGAAGATAAGTTCTCAAAGATGCCAGACAGTGACTTGATGAAGGTTGTGAGCTGTATGGAGCACGCAGTCTCAGCTGTGCACCCTCGTACCCGTTACTCTCCAGGCTGGGATGCCAAACTCTTCTGGCTGCCCCTCTCATATTTCCCCAGCTGTATTACTGATTTCCTGATGCTCAAAGACAGCGCCAAACCTGCAAAAAGTGTCATCTAG